In the Gossypium raimondii isolate GPD5lz chromosome 9, ASM2569854v1, whole genome shotgun sequence genome, one interval contains:
- the LOC105798422 gene encoding uncharacterized protein LOC105798422, with protein sequence MARLPLIAQSVRRKRIGTAVTIWLEICRIAIWFLFRMGASLSLHRPRIRSYTLDFYAKRDYVKRLVYASDETCIEQVRMNRTAFVKLCEMLESIGGLKSSRFMLVDEQVAMFLHIIFHHLKNRVIKHHFRRSGGTVSRAFHSVLNAVIRLKDVLFKKPEPITADSSDTRWKWFKNYLGALDGTHTKIRVPTVDKPRYRMRKGDIATNMLGVCTPEMQFVYVLPRWEGSVADGRVLRDAISRRHGLKVPHGCYYLVDLGYTNCEDFLHHLEDNDII encoded by the exons atggctcgtctgcctttaattgcacaaagtgtgaggcgtaaaagaattggtactGCTGTGACAATttggttggaaatctgtagaattgcgatttggttcttatttagaatgggtgccagccttagcctacatagaccaaggattaggtcctataccttagatttttatgcaaaacgggattatgtgaaaaggcttgtatatgctagtgacgagacctgtattgaacaagttaggatgaatagaaccGCCTTtgttaaactatgtgagatgttagaatcgatagggggattgaagtcgtcaaggttcatgcttgttgatgagcaagtagcaatgtttttacatatcatcttccatcacctgaaaaatcgagttatcaagcatcactttagaaggtctGGGGGAACtgttagcagagcatttcatagtgttttaaatgctgtcatacgcttaaaggatgtgttatttaaaaagccggagccaattacagccgattcttctgacacaaggtggaaatggtttaag aattacttaggtgctcttgatggaacccacaccaagattagggttccaacagttgataaacctagataccgaatgcgaaaaggtgacatagcaacaaatatgctaggtgtttgtacacctgagatgcaatttgtttatgttcttcctcgttgggaaggttcagttgccgatggacgggttcttcgagatgccattagtagaagacatggattaaaagttcctcatg gttgttattatctagttgatcttggatacacaaattgtgaggatttcttgcaccatttagaggacaaTGATATCATTTGA
- the LOC105798421 gene encoding transcription factor GTE8, producing MLTKRDRFAGEYYCGPYEPPGESEGSGSSGRIDMEITASEDSSALKRKCISLNPDKYGTFGVRTEVLSLSKLSQFERKDLMHRLRHELEQIRMLQKKVELQRTNGVTVSSSSDILSCSNGQILPQARDFQKSSMMASGPGKKGNPLSGKARAFNRTFSGKSESAKHASASNTSNMMLMKQCEGLLKRLMSHQYGWVFNQPVDVVKLNIPDYFTVIKQPMDLGTIKKKMASGAYASPLEFHDDVKLTFSNAMTYNPPGNDVHIMADNLNKFFEVRWKNIEKKLPVTGTQLIQSKAPSEDIETSKPMPPAKKRKTTSVTQEIIKEPVKRMMDEEKHNLGRQLESLLAEMPTHIIDFLREHSSNGTESGEEEIEIDIDDLSDDTLFTLKRLLDDYLQEKQKIQARGEPCEIELINESAPSNSSMQQGKGNDQVDEDVDIGGNEPPVSSYPPVEIEKDTDHRTTKSVSSSSSRDSETGSSDSESDDAKPSGSVDAMKVREAVESGAQLDEKTSVDDLHKNQCMDGSDQLEQTSQRKPSSVESDSCQDGDNAPTERQISPEKLYRAALIKNRFADTILKAREKTLIQGDKGDPEKLRREREELEQQRKKEKARLQAEAKAAEDARRRAEAEAAAEARRKRELEREAARKALLEMEKTIEINENSGFLEDLEMLRAAPVDNLPSSVEGTCTDHSVDGLGSFKFGSSNPLEQLGLYMKEDEEEEEGEPPSIPNPMNDAEEGEID from the exons ATGTTGACAAAGCGCGATAGGTTTGCAGGAGAGTATTATTGTGGCCCGTATGAGCCTCCTGGTGAATCAGAGGGATCTGGTAGCTCGGGAAGAATCGATATGGAGATTACTGCTTCAGAAGATTCAAGTGCACTGAAGAGAAAATGTATCAGTTTGAACCCTGATAAATATGGCACCTTTGGTGTCCGTACGGAAGTGTTATCACTGTCAAAATTGTCACAGTTTGAAAGAAAGGATTTGATGCATAGGTTGAGACATGAATTGGAGCAGATTCGGATGCTTCAGAAGAAAGTTGAGTTGCAAAGGACAAATGGGGTTACTGTGTCATCTTCCAGTGATATTCTTAGTTGCAGCAATGGACAAATTTTACCACAGGCACGGGATTTTCAGAAATCATCCATGATGGCTTCTGGACCTGGGAAGAAAGGGAATCCTTTGAGTGGCAAGGCTCGTGCGTTTAATCGGACTTTTTCAGGAAAATCTGAGTCTGCAAAACATGCTTCAGCATCGAACACCTCAAATATGATGTTGATGAAGCAGTGTGAGGGTCTTCTAAAACGACTGATGAGCCATCAGTATGGGTGGGTCTTCAACCAACCGGTAGATGTAGTCAAGTTGAATATTCCAGATTACTTTACTGTTATAAAGCAGCCCATGGACCTAGGAACGATTAAAAAGAAGATGGCATCAGGGGCATATGCAAGCCCTTTGGAGTTTCATGATGATGTGAAGCTTACTTTCAGTAATGCAATGACCTATAATCCCCCTGGAAATGATGTCCACATTATGGCTGATAACCTTAACAAGTTTTTTGAGGTAAGGTGGAAAAACATTGAGAAGAAGTTACCAGTTACTGGTACCCAGTTGATACAAAGTAAAGCTCCTTCTGAGGACATAGAGACTTCTAAGCCTATGCCTCCTGCAAAAAAGAGGAAGACAACCTCAGTGACCCAAGAAATTATAAAGGAACCTGTAAAGAGGATGATGGACGAGGAAAAACACAATCTAGGCAGACAACTGGAATCTTTGCTAGCAGAAATGCCTACACATATCATTGATTTCTTGAGAGAGCACAGTTCAAATGGAACCGAATCTGGAGaagaagaaattgagattgataTTGACGACCTCAGTGATGATACCTTGTTCACTTTGAAGAGACTTCTAGATGACTATTTGCAAGAGAAACAGAAAATCCAAGCTAGAGGTGAACCTTGTGAAATTGAG CTAATTAATGAATCTGCACCAAGTAATTCATCCATGCAACAAGGCAAAG GGAATGACCAAGTTGATGAGGATGTTGACATTGGGGGAAATGAGCCTCCTGTATCTAGCTATCCACCTGTGGAGATAGAGAAGGACACAGACCATAGAACCACAAAGTCTGTCAGTTCAAGCAGCTCTAGAG ATTCAGAGACTGGCAGTTCTGATAGTGAATCTGATGATGCTAAACCTTCAGGTTCCGTGGATGCAATGAAG GTACGGGAAGCGGTAGAATCTGGGGCTCAATTAGATGAAAAAACAAGTGTTGACGATCTTCATAAGAATC AATGTATGGATGGGTCGGATCAGCTTGAGCAGACTTCTCAGCGAAAGCCAAGTTCTGTTGAGTCAGATAGTTGCCAAGATG GGGACAATGCTCCAACAGAGAGACAGATTTCTCCTGAGAAGCTCTATAGGGCTGCTTTAATTAAGAATAGATTTGCTGATACCATTCTAAAAGCTCGAGAAAAGACACTTATACAG GGTGACAAGGGGGACCCTGAAAAATTGCGTCGGGAGAGAGAGGAACTAGAACAACAAAGGAAGAAAG AAAAGGCACGGTTGCAAGCAGAAGCCAAGGCTGCTGAAGATGCTCGAAGACGAGCTGAAGCAGAAGCTGCAGCTGAGGCTAGACGGAAGAGGGAGCTTGAGCGAGAAGCAGCACGGAAGGCATTGCTGGAG ATGGAAAAGACGATAGAAATCAATGAGAATTCTGGGTTTCTTGAAGACTTAGAAATGCTTAGAGCCGCCCCAGTCGATAATTTGCCAAGCTCAGTGGAGGGAACATGCACGGATCACTCCGTAGATGGGTTAGGAAGTTTTAAGTTTGGGAGCAGCAACCCATTGGAACAGCTGGGATTGTACATGAAGGAagatgaagaggaagaagaaggtGAGCCGCCCAGTATCCCAAATCCTATGAATGATGCAGAGGAGGGTGAAATTGATTGA